The following coding sequences lie in one Acidobacteriota bacterium genomic window:
- the dnaJ gene encoding molecular chaperone DnaJ, protein MAKDYYQVLGVDKGAALPEIKKAYRRLARKYHPDLNPGDKTAEARFKEIQEAYSVLSDPKKRAQYDQFGDLGGIPPGAGPGAGPAGGGFEGFDFSDYGSSTFRDFFENLFGGGGVRGAGPSAGAAERGEDLQYSMSVGFEDAIRGVEARIRVNRLAACKACGGTGRASGSRPRACPACGGSGRGTTQRGFMKFSGVCQACGGTGQAAGEPCPACGGQGLAQISDLITVRIPAGVDNGSKVRVPGRGNAGRNGGPPGDLYIVIEVAPHAIFKREGANISVRVPVTVPEATLGAKIEVPTLWGRTTIRIPPGTKSGQKFRIREQGAPVAGRHGRGDEFAEVYIVPPPFENQRVREIMKELETLSGPNPRQSQG, encoded by the coding sequence ATGGCGAAGGATTATTACCAGGTCTTGGGCGTCGACAAGGGCGCCGCCTTGCCCGAGATCAAGAAGGCCTACCGCCGGCTGGCGCGCAAGTACCATCCCGACCTCAATCCCGGGGACAAGACGGCCGAAGCCCGCTTCAAGGAGATCCAGGAAGCCTACTCGGTCCTGAGCGATCCCAAGAAGCGGGCCCAGTACGACCAGTTCGGCGATCTCGGCGGCATCCCGCCGGGCGCCGGGCCGGGCGCCGGTCCCGCCGGCGGCGGCTTCGAAGGCTTCGATTTTTCCGATTACGGCTCGTCGACCTTCCGGGACTTCTTCGAGAACCTGTTCGGCGGCGGCGGCGTTCGGGGGGCGGGGCCGTCCGCGGGCGCTGCCGAGCGGGGCGAGGACCTTCAGTACTCCATGTCCGTCGGGTTCGAGGACGCCATCCGCGGCGTCGAAGCCCGCATCAGGGTTAACCGCCTGGCGGCCTGCAAAGCGTGCGGCGGCACCGGCCGGGCCTCCGGCTCGCGGCCGCGGGCCTGTCCGGCCTGCGGCGGCAGCGGGCGGGGCACCACGCAGCGGGGCTTCATGAAGTTCTCGGGCGTCTGCCAGGCCTGCGGCGGCACGGGCCAAGCCGCGGGCGAGCCCTGTCCGGCCTGCGGCGGACAAGGCCTGGCCCAGATATCGGACCTCATCACCGTCCGCATCCCCGCGGGCGTCGACAACGGCTCCAAGGTCCGCGTCCCGGGGCGCGGCAACGCCGGCCGGAACGGCGGGCCGCCGGGCGACCTCTACATCGTCATCGAGGTCGCGCCGCACGCCATTTTCAAGAGGGAAGGGGCGAATATCTCGGTCCGGGTGCCGGTCACGGTGCCCGAGGCCACGCTGGGGGCCAAGATCGAGGTGCCGACCCTCTGGGGCCGGACGACCATCCGCATCCCGCCCGGGACGAAGTCGGGCCAGAAGTTCCGCATCAGGGAACAGGGCGCACCGGTCGCCGGCCGGCACGGCCGCGGCGACGAGTTCGCCGAGGTCTACATCGTCCCGCCGCCGTTCGAGAACCAGCGGGTCCGGGAGATCATGAAGGAGCTGGAAACGCTCTCGGGGCCGAACCCGAGGCAGTCCCAGGGATGA
- a CDS encoding helix-turn-helix transcriptional regulator, which translates to MKKNREEKKERLKRPASAKGAGGPVYHISAVAEMYGLHPQTLRMYEREGLLMPSRSEGNTRLYSAEDLKRLEIILNLIRDLGVNLAGVEVILNMRDKIERIESEVGEFLGYIQREFFQGKEEEFEARKRALMSVRPSGVVKVKNRDE; encoded by the coding sequence ATGAAGAAGAACAGGGAAGAGAAGAAAGAGAGGCTTAAGCGGCCGGCCTCGGCCAAGGGGGCCGGCGGCCCGGTTTACCATATCTCGGCCGTCGCCGAGATGTACGGGCTCCACCCGCAAACTCTCCGGATGTACGAGCGGGAGGGCCTGCTCATGCCCTCCCGGAGCGAGGGCAACACCCGCCTGTATTCGGCCGAGGACCTCAAGCGGCTGGAGATCATCCTGAATCTCATCCGCGACCTCGGGGTCAACCTGGCCGGGGTCGAGGTCATCCTGAACATGAGGGACAAGATCGAGCGCATCGAGTCCGAGGTCGGCGAATTCCTCGGCTACATACAGCGGGAGTTCTTCCAGGGCAAGGAGGAGGAGTTCGAGGCCCGGAAGCGGGCCCTGATGAGCGTCCGGCCCAGCGGGGTGGTCAAGGTCAAGAACCGGGATGAGTGA